cagaggaagaaaatcgccaacgattcacatgtagttcgtatgtatgtatgtatgtatagtataaaataaatgctcgagggactgaacttgaaatcacgtGCTTACAGCGCGAACTTCTCAACCagacagccatacctgtgcctatgttACCGATGGCATCGACTAATCTCttctcctcaaaactgctggccttaggATTAAACTAGAAACAACAGCGACGCCGTCtccgacgatgacgatgatgatgatgatgatgaatctaagTGAAATAAATGAGCAATCTCCGACTGGTGAGTTAACCTAATTACTGAGATTAACATTGCAATTTAGCTTTtctaacaatttattaattgCCGAAGCAATCCAGATAAATCAAATTTTTCTAATCTCGTTCTGTCTCGACTAATAATCCACTGATTTCTGAAATAACCGAAGTTAGATCAATATGGAGGATTAGAGGCGGGAGAGAAGTGGGATAGCAGTGCCAACAGATAAGggaaaagatatgtgtgtgtgtgtgtgtggtggcacatgacctagtggttggGGAGGTGTTACGaagacgagtgttccagttgatccgatcaacgaaacagcctgctcgtgagattaacatcCAGGTGGCTGAGTTCCCCACAAACGAGTGAATccttatcgtagttctcagggagattcaacgcgtcagaatgtgacaaggctggccgtttgaattacaggtacaacccatTTTTGTCAGATGAAAGGACTGGAGCGCCATGAAATAACGTGACTTACTCAAAGACataacgcgccgccgggaatcgaactcacgatcatacgatcgtgagccgattaccctgaccactaaaccacgtgccttcatacatacacatgcaaatatatatatgcatatatatgtacatatatatgtgtgaatgcatatatatgtgcgcgcgcgtgtgtatacacacacacagacacacacatagacatatatagagagagagcgagaggaagagagaaaaagccATCTGTGTATCACTTAATGCAGATGCATGGCGAAAAGGCAAATTAATTGTGGAATTCGTTCGGGTATAATTTTTCTTATGGACGTActgtatttaaaaacacaaaatatatatcagtaacaGGCGAAAATCGTCCGGTAACGGTGGTAAGAACGCCAAGTACAGATTTATGCTTCTTAAGGATTTATCAATAGCATGTACCCACCGCCAACCGTATGCTAAGATAAAATCCGTCGCCACTGATATAAGAAACCAATGATTGGGAAAATTCCTCTCCTTTCGGTGCCGTGGCCAGAATGTAGGCCATGGGCGATCGTGTCCTGCCAcaattctctgttctttgttttctgtaacagttccacttcctgacgtttaatatttctttattccaaCCAATTTATCAAGCTTGGCATCCATATcatcttttccatttctcttcttcTTATCTTTCAATCATTCTGTCATCGATAAAATCCTCCAGGCCCTCTTTCTTCATCACATGATCAAGAAATCTTAGATGCTCGGCTCTTATCTCCTATTAATTGCAGTCCAGGCAATCACTTCTTCACTAGACACTTTGTCAGTCCATGACATCCTCAATATTCTCCCAAACAACCTAATTTCACAGCTCTCCAAGAAACTTCccatttttcaatgaaaatcacTGGTGTTGCCTTTAGACGTGTGActgaataaaaattcattatatgGTTGGCAATCGGTACAAACTACTGACAAAGCCTAGTGAGATGGAAATGTGCCTCTAACAGACTCACCACCGCTACTCCCGGACGATTATCGtcaactatttatatattcttgcTTCTTTAAACACAGTACGTTCATAAGAGTTAGTATCCCCAGACAAATACCGCAATTAATTTGCATTGTTACCATGTATCTATATTAGGCTTCGCAAGGTTTAAATGTTCAAGACACACTGCATACCACGTTGGTGCCCCAAGGACTATCAAAAAGTGAGGGAGCAAGAAAGGATATTAGTACTAACTTGATTATACATGTACGTAATTTGCTATTAATCAACTAATGACCCTAATCAAAATTCACACTAATTACTGTTACCATGACAACAACAGTATATTGCTAATATGTCTTTCATGTATTTCAGATGAAGTATAATCGGGATGTTTTTGAGGTCAAACTGGACGTGGAGAATTACGAACCTGAAGATCTATGTGTAAAAGTTCAGGACGAACATTTAATAGTGTCAGGAAAACATGAGAGCAAACGAGAGGATCTTGGTTGTGTGGCTCGCCAATTCACACGCCAGTTTCTAATGCCTGAGGTAAGGTTCAGCTCTTCACCCTTCTTTGCTGAATTgtgctttatttttcttatttttttgccAACAAACAACATAAGTGTATCATTGGCCTGTCTAAAGATATCAACGATCATAGACATATTTAAGGGCCACAACGTACCGTACAGTTATATTAAAGTTCACAGCTGTATCATTGCCCCGTCTAAAGGTCACAACGGTTTCCTTGATATGTCTGATGGTCACAAGTGTCCTGTAGACACCTCCGTGTAACTATGAGAttatttattatgttgttttaATAATTGCCTGACTTTCTTTATGGATCTTTGATGTTACATAAGCTTTTTCTATTGCAGGATATTGATCCAGATACTCTGACTTCCAGTCTGTCCCCAGAAGGCATCCTAACAATCAACGGCCTGATCAAAAGAACATCGACCGACTGTAGCAGTTCAATAAACATTGACCATATGAATAATGTCAACGAATCGGATGAAAAAACAGACCGCAACAGTAACCGTAAAACGCAGCACaggattaacaacaacaataagaaaaacgAGAACACTTTAAGAGCGACACTATCTTAAATGTTGACGCCATTAAATTGCTTGGCGGGAAAGTAAAAGGGTAGTTTTACAGAGTTGGTATTCTATATTTACTCAGGGCTCGTCTGCGTCGTATAAATCACTCAGTTTAATCAACTACTTAATCACCCAGTTAATACGCAGGATTAATCAAACAAGCAATCAGTCAATTAATCGAGGAAttaaattaatcaatcaatcaatcaatcattcaatcaatcataTCAATCATATCAATCACATCTGATCAATCAATCATGCCAAACATATCAGGCTATCTATCACTCGATCAGTATTTATCTcatgcatatatgatacacaGAATTAACTGTTTAACGTTATTCTAAAATCCAAATATATCGATCAATGGGTGATTATCTGAGCAGACTCCAAAGGGTGTCTCTCTCCCGGCTTCACCTTTTATTAGGATTCGGGCTGGGCACTGCGTGTCGACGAAACCGTCGTCGATTATACGACGCTCCCGCTGCTTGCAGCGGTGAATTGAGACTGCGCCTGTGCATGGTGCCTACTTAGAACTAGCAAAGACTggaatgacaacaacgacaaagaCGAGGAGATGAAAGTCTCTGCGTCAGTAAAGGGGACGCAAAACCGTGGCACAATGCGTCGGTAGCCTGGCAAGCAACCTACCAACAGTTTACAGAATATGAAATGGGTGAAAGCTAgaaagacgaacacacacacacacacacacacacacgtatgtatatatacatacatacttacatacatacatacgtacatacatgcatacatacacgcatatatacatacatatatacataaatacataagtacgtacgtacatatatacacacacacacagacgcatatacgcacacacgcatacatgcatacatatatatacatacgtacttacatacacacgtacatacatgcatttatacataaatacataagtacatacgtatatatacacacacacacacattcagcgacacacatgcacgcacgcacacacataaataaagagaaagagtgagggaaaaaGATGGGGGAATAGAAAGAGGAATagtaaacagaaatagaaattgaTCGGGATTGTTAATTGTATGTTTACTAGGTTACCGATTATTTCTTTGGCGACACAAAACAGGATTAGTAATAACTATAACACTGAACAGACACAGCAACAGCAAcgtcaccatcagcagcagcaacaataacaggaacagcagcagcagcagcagcagcatatcGGGAGCAGCAACTATAAAAGTAATTACAAATGAACACAAATACTATTACCATAACAACCACAAGTGCAACTATATCAACAGCAGAGACCATggctgccaccgccgccgccactaacacaaccaccaccaatattacAACTACAATAGCGATACTAACACTATACTGTAAcatcgacaacagcagcaacaacaacaacaacaacaaccaaaacagcattagcaacaaccactacaacaactgttgcagcaacatgaaaaacaataaaaacagctacACCAATAAATGTCACTAAATACAATAATCATAAATACATCAACAGCGACatctgtagcaacaacaacaacaacaatagcaacaacaacttgAATGTAGCCTGACTTGGATCAAATATAGATTACACACAGAACTAATGTACCCTAATTTTAGCGGCTTAATTATGGCTCGCTAGGAAACAGATATACTCCGATATTTAGGAGTTAAATATGGAGTACATACTGAACCCCGCGCATTTCGACCTTAAGAAAACAACTATAGATTATATATCCTAAACCAATGTGCCATGATTTTAGTGGATTATGTATGTATCACCCAATGGACAGTTGTGTCATGGTTTTCGTAGGTTAATAATGGACCCAGTTACGGACACGTGTACTCTGGTTTAGATTACATGGTATGGATTTACATACGAAACGAACAGACTCTTATTTTGATGTGTTAATAATCAATCATACTGACCTTGGTGGATTAACTATGTATTACACATTGAACCAACGCATTCTGACCCTGATGGACTAACTGTGGCTCATACATGGATAATGTACCCTGGTTTTGATAGGCTAATCTTGAATCACATACTGCACAAATGTTCTCTTAGTTTGGTGTATATTATACAGCATACGACAGTGGATCAAAGTTGCATGATTTGAGCTACTTATCGATtcttaatggatatatatatatatatatatgctggaaaAAATTATGGATCAAGATGAATGATCCATCGTTTTTCAGTATTCTTCCTGATTCATCTTGaatcaagaaatataaatgatacatGTAATCTATGATAAGATGTTCAATGAAAGACTAAGTTTGATTGAAAAATCTAAAGTTAACAGCTGTAACAAAATCACATTTAAGGCCTACATTTACGATAAAATCACATCTAAAATTTACAGATGTGACAGAACTCATCTAAATTAGTTACAGCTGTAGCAGTACTCCAACTAAAAGTCACACCTGTAAGAGAATCATATCTAACAATCACAGTGTAACGGAGTCACAGATATTATAATCACATCTCAAGGTAACAATTGTAACACAATTTCAACTTCATTCACAGCTGTAACGCAGTCCCAGCTGCAGGTTATAAATATGAAACAGACAAATACTAAGGATGACTAATTCAAAATGGATGCGGTCACaactatatacaatataataatatgcATTGCAGTCACATGAGAAAGGAGTCGGTAGAGCCTTCAGATGGAAATACAATCACATACCACTTAAAtcgatatattttttctttttccttttttttttttttttttttttttttttttttttttttgatagtgaTTTTTTCTTTCAGTATATTTATAACCGAATAAAATTATCTGCACTCGACAATCCGCAGGAGATGGGAAAACTCACTCCGCAACATCTACAGCTTTTATTTAATGACCAGTCTTTCTTCAGCTTAAACACAAATCTTATAACTTAATCTAACGCTGTGTGAAGAGTGAaggatgaaaaatgaagaaaaattttgCATGATTAAGACTTTATTCGAATTTTTCTGGCAAGTTTCATGAAGAAATTTGAATGAATTAAGAATAATTCATTTTCATTGGCCTTATGTAACCAACTGACAGTCTCCAAGGTATAAGCACACTACTACATCAAGTTGGGCAGTCTCAttcgaataaatatatgtaaataggaCATTTGATCAAATACATTCTTGTCAATGAAATTGTTCGAGACTAACCGCTTTTCTTTAATCAGGGTGAAATAATAAGGAAAAGAACCTTGATATCGCTGCATAATATCCCTCAAGAAACGTCATAGATCTTTGAAACGAGGATAGTCTCCCTAAGTTGTAAATCTTGGGATATCATGCCCGGTGTAAGGAGCCGAGGTATGGAACACCGATGGAATGATGAAGACTAATATGCCCCATATCTAAGTAATGTGTCTACATCTGATTGAAATGTCCCATATCTGATGCATGCGCCCCATACTGACTGATGTGTCCTGTCTATTAACAGACTGTTGTATTCAATAACTGATCGATGTCACCCATAGCTGACTCATATGTCTCATATCTGATTTATGTGCCTCATATCTGATTGACCCTCCATTAACTGTCTGATGTGTCTCATAACTGACTTACGTGCCTCGCATTTGACTGATGTTTCCAACAACTGATTGATGTGTGCCATTTCTGACTAACGTGTATCATGTTTGACTGATAATACTCAAACCTTGTCAATGTGTCTCATATCTTACTGATGTACCTCATATATTCACATGTTCCATATATAATCCATGTGTCCAATATGTTACTGACATGTCTGATATTTCATTAATGACTCCAATATTTGGCTCGTTATTCTCTCCAAATATGTGAACGACTTCGTAAATATGAACTAATCTTGATCATACCTGCTATAAATTCTTTATTGTTAAGATGAGTCAAATCTCGGTTATGGCTGGCAAAATGCTTTGGTCTTTCGACTTGAAACCCCAATTTTTTTCAGTCGTAAGCATTTTAATAAAATCCTGTCTAAGAGCCTGATACTGGCATAATTGTTACAAAGCATGAAGAAAGTTTAAATAATATATGGTGTGAAAGTCAAACTGGTGGAaaagttgaaataaaattgaGGTAATAAATATAATCGAAAAGTCGGGTTGTAAAGATGGATTAAAGTTGAATAAACAACAGTTTAGTgtaaatttcatgccttgtgcctattgtagaaaagatataTGGTAGAAATTTCGATAAGAATTGGTAGTAATGTAATAACACGGatctaaatatcttttatcttttaccttcttttactcgtttcagtcacaggactgcgtccatgctggggcaacgctttgaagaaatttagtcgaacaaattgggTCCCAATGCTTGCGTTTCTttagagcctggtacttataccaTCGGTTTTCTTCCtcgaaactgctaagttacggggatataaacaaaccatacCGGTTGCCACAAAAATAcgctgttgatgtggaaattccaatgaaagagccttggatcttggatcggttctttctctattggcaagaaatcttgaaataaacggaataatgacatacatacatacatacatacatgcatacatacatgcatgcatacatacatacatacatacacacatacatgcatgcatacatacatgcatacatacatactcccgTGTACTCTTGGAGTAGATATGGTTCGCGAAACACACTTAAATCTAGATGTTTTGTACTTCTTTATTCTGGAGAATATAGTTGAGAGTCTAGAAGAACTGAGTCTGAAGAAGCTAGCAGAATATAGCCGGGGGTTTAACTGGAAGTTTTGGTTGCaacacaacgacgacgacgacgacgacgactctGCTATCAAAATCCGACATTGGaaactaataattttattttattgaaattatgcaaatatatctaacgttactaaaaaaatatttctagttaAACATCTCTCTCCAAACAATCCATCTTACACACTCCACCGCTTTCCGACCCTTTTCACTTTAACCCCTCCTTCACAAACATCTTTCGTTTCACTCTTCATAAGCAGTTCCCGTTATACTCACACCAAGTATTTCACGTTGCACCTGTCATCAACCATTATCTTTTCTTGTAATGGCTTCagctgaagccatgctggagcaccgcctttcagtacgattgggtttcttttctgtattgCTGCATTGAGGAAATGAGCCCTGCGAGGCGGATTGGCTGCTGTAACGAGTGTCGCTGGCCATTCTCCTCGGCAACGCAACTGTGGGAATATAAGCAGGGCGCAGATGAACACGCTGTTTGTTCTGGCGTGTACTCCTTCTATCCccatcttctgctgcttaatCCTACCTacccccttttctttttctttgtttccttataactaAATTGTAATTCAGtctttatgtaaataaaacattgttttctgtATTGTTTCTGGTGAAATAGGAAGTTGAACGGAGCTGTTCTTCTTTGTGGGTTCATCTGATAtctcagataaaaatttgtccaGCTCCTCTTTGAAGATCCCCACGTCTGCACCTCACAAATCTCTGAAGTTCTTTGGCAGAATGTAAAATAgttgaattattatatattaagattattgGTTGCCGATTTATTACGGGATTACACGCTGAATTAATTTTAGACGACACTCTGTACCGATTCACATTGGCGTCGGCAGTTAACTATATCTGAAACATAAGAAAGCAATTTAAGGAATTAATTAGTAAgctatattaattaattgatacgttgaagaatttttaatcaaacgaatcgaccccagaccatttttcttaaagcctggcacttattctatcttttttcttaaTGTCAAAGCGTTAAGTtatgagaacgtaaacaaaccaacaccggttgtcaagtcgtgctggttacacacacacacacacaaacgtacataaatgcatgtgtacacacacgtacacacacaaacgtacatacatgcatgtgcacacacacacacacacacacacgtacatacatgcatgtgcacacacacacacacacacgttatactcACActaattttccagcattaaactgcatgtttttgtcctcagcccacctgtatacTGCATCCAACTCCTATTTCAGGTGCACAATATTTCCAGCGTTCTGTATCCTCCgagaggatgtatgtatgtatgtatgtatgtatgattagatagatagatagatagatagatagatagatagatagatagatagatagatagatgcgcttGATAAAGGCATGAACGTCATTGAATCACATTCTTCTGATTTATATATTCGGTAAATAACTAATGTAAGAAGAGGTATAACAAACAAACTTTCTCGGAATATTCGAGTAAACGTGGAAATAATCCAAATGACGTTTTCACACCATTGTTATTAGTCAGGTTAAGCAAGTCCAAACAAGACAGAACTGGTTTTAAACCGGTTTGAGTTGTGAACGGAAGCTTATGAAAGAAATGGTTTATAGCCTTCaacgaaagatatatatctaatatgacatggtaatataataaattaaaaatgtatctttatctacattcatatttttatatatatttatatttatatttcgtatatcttaaattttaaatttattatattactatgtcatatttgatatatatctttcgaaatttaaatattaaatattgatttcccgcgaatattattgataattttatgaatttattaataatataaaaacacacatatatatatatatttatttgctcaaaataatagagcacttaatataagttgagttacatattcttttagaatattccttataaaaggtatatatatatataacgttaaaGGCTTTTTCACTTCCCGTTTGTTGtttcatctgtttgttgtctacac
The sequence above is a segment of the Octopus bimaculoides isolate UCB-OBI-ISO-001 chromosome 13, ASM119413v2, whole genome shotgun sequence genome. Coding sequences within it:
- the LOC106867353 gene encoding alpha-crystallin A chain — encoded protein: MRNVMKMGDSGDFLQRLLENSRVVKMKYNRDVFEVKLDVENYEPEDLCVKVQDEHLIVSGKHESKREDLGCVARQFTRQFLMPEDIDPDTLTSSLSPEGILTINGLIKRTSTDCSSSINIDHMNNVNESDEKTDRNSNRKTQHRINNNNKKNENTLRATLS